A single region of the Sorghum bicolor cultivar BTx623 chromosome 9, Sorghum_bicolor_NCBIv3, whole genome shotgun sequence genome encodes:
- the LOC8077953 gene encoding uncharacterized protein LOC8077953 codes for MAPTPRKRKAPAPEPRRRPPSLLEFRAPVDGAWYDARVTVQCGALRVMYEGFLEELDEWYDPAALAVAASARDVAALRARFRVRSTPLEDTQCRDLRAGALLCVSCALDGGDLKFYDAVLESVLAAAHETVDGKERCACRFMVRWSEGPRAGSREEVGVERICCVQSSPVQDPELLEFLDGVTKLLGNVNEEMVAQEIRAVPAAEGGVPANAPPGFHRKFGSTK; via the exons ATGGCACCGACGCCGCGAAAGCGGAAGGCACCCGCGCCTGAGCCACGGCGGCGCCCGCCGTCTCTCCTGGAGTTCCGTGCTCCGGTGGACGGCGCGTGGTACGACGCGCGCGTGACTGTGCAGTGCGGCGCGCTGCGGGTCATGTACGAGGGGTTCCTCGAGGAGCTGGACGAGTGGTACGACCCCGCAgcgctcgccgtcgccgcctccGCGCGGGACGTGGCCGCGCTCCGCGCCAGGTTCCGTGTGCGGTCCACACCGCTGGAAGACACCCAGTGCCGCGACCTCCGAGCCGGCGCGCTGCTCTGCGTCTCCTGCGCGCTCGACGGCGGCGACCTCAAGTTCTACGACGCCGTCCTCGAGTCC GTCTTGGCAGCGGCTCACGAGACCGTCGACGGCAAGGAGCGGTGCGCGTGCCGTTTCATGGTGCGGTGGTCGGAGGGACCGCGCGCCGGGAGCAGGGAGGAGGTCGGCGTTGAGAGGATTTGCTGCGTGCAGTCCTCGCCGGTGCAAGACCCGGAGCTTCTTGAGTTCCTGGACGGCGTGACCAAGCTGCTCGGGAACGTCAACGAGGAAATGGTGGCTCAGGAGATCCGCGCCGTGCCGGCAGCCGAAGGCGGCGTACCCGCAAACGCGCCGCCCGGATTTCACCGGAAATTTGGGTCCACGAAGTAG